One stretch of Prunus persica cultivar Lovell chromosome G1, Prunus_persica_NCBIv2, whole genome shotgun sequence DNA includes these proteins:
- the LOC18788727 gene encoding uncharacterized protein LOC18788727, with protein MGGGGGTVEVVKSNGCSRLSVGLSSPLPSFKALQPFAPASPAASSIGSEPVVRSGAPFAGLVICVTGLSKEARKQVKEATERLGGQYSPHLHPQCTHLVVQSFGGRKFEHALKHGLKNGLSIVTIGWFVDSVRKNVRLSESLYSIKSFGQNGIRLDEFNRLVGFISTENSCIPVDARGAKPLDTIEEPHLPFSGRESNRSTDSVLSGHSMHVDLDISSELRNKVIEAARREGVTLIDQWFVGCRASHVVCEGSASRKYLGHSSNIVTPLWVLKTAKEKYVQRLVHMSADLARQVGMMLEESQNGSADEETNVRKVPEDVQAYKNKANHEKRQRIVNSAKAGVRNRRGLRMQTCQTPMRPITPISLLDSICWSISEPTSTASIYTENVSVEDATEHHTSVFFDAKADGKDSEASFANLTRLLKESEKSELVFKNHFLTILFPLDRFAEMGPSSRTFFSNNGFACLQVLDHIYAFYQESMSVHEIEAAINTDSRHADRLRSVYSSKETAEHGYVSFKRIEFLGSRKSFEMLKRVNGDNNSNVYELLIRA; from the exons atgggtggtggtggtggtacaGTGGAAGTGGTAAAGAGCAATGGTTGCTCTAGGCTGTCTGTTGGGCTATCATCTCCATTGCCTTCTTTTAAAGCTCTGCAACCATTTGCGCCTGCGTCTCCGGCCGCATCCTCTATTGGGTCAGAGCCTGTGGTTCGATCAGGCGCACCCTTTGCCGGCCTTGTTATTTGCGTTACTGGTCTATCCAAAG AAGCAAGGAAACAGGTCAAGGAAGCAACTGAGAGATTAGGTGGCCAGTACAGCCCTCACTTACATCCTCAATGTACCCATTTGGTGGTCCAA AGCTTTGGTGGACGCAAGTTTGAGCATGCTTTGAAGCATGGATTAAAAAATGGTCTGTCGATTGTTACGATTGGCTGGTTTGTGGATAGTGTTAGGAAGAATG TGAGGTTGAGTGAATCACTTTACAGTATCAAGAGTTTTGGACAGAATGGTATACGGTTGGATGAGTTCAACAGGCTTGTTGGGTTTATCAGTACAGAAAATTCGTGTATTCCTGTTGATGCTCGCGGAGCCAAGCCATTGGACACGATTGAAGAACCACATCTCCCCTTTTCTGGAAGAGAGTCTAACAGAAGTACTGACTCTGTTCTGTCTGGTCACTCCATGCATGTCGACTTAGACATTTCATCTGAACTGAGGAACAAG GTTATTGAGGCTGCTCGTAGAGAGGGTGTTACGTTAATTGATCAATGGTTTGTTGGTTGCAGAGCAAGTCATGTAGTGTGTGAAGGCTCTGCTAGCCGTAAATATCTTGGCCACTCTAGCAATATCGTTACA CCACTGTGGGTCTTGAAAACAGCCAAAGAGAAGTATGTGCAAAGGCTTGTGCACATGTCTGCAGATTTGGCCAGGCAAGTTGGTATGATGCTTGAAGAGTCACAGAATGGCAGTGCAGATGAG GAAACGAATGTGCGAAAAGTCCCTGAAGATGTTCAagcttataaaaataaagcaaaccaTGAAAAGAGACAACGAATTGTGAATTCTGCTAAAGCTGGGGTCAGAAATCGACGTGGTCTTCGTATGCAG ACTTGCCAAACCCCAATGCGTCCAATAACCCCTATCAGCCTTCTGGATTCAATCTGCTGGTCCATATCTGAACCAACTTCAACCGCGTCAATCTACACCGAGAATGTCAGTGTTGAAGATGCTACTGAGCACCATACATCTGTATTCTTTGATGCAAAAGCTGATGGCAAGGATTCAGAAGCTTCATTTGCAAACTTAACGAGGCTGCTCAAGGAAAG TGAGAAATCTGAATTGGTATTTAAAAACCATTTTCTTACCATTCTGTTCCCTCTTGACCGATTTGCTGAGATGGGGCCATCTTCCAGAACATTTTTCAGCAATAATGGGTTTGCATGCTTGCAGGTGTTAGATCATATCTATGCATTTTATCAG GAGAGCATGTCAGTCCATGAAATAGAGGCTGCTATTAACACAGACTCAAGGCATGCCGATCGGCTCCGATCAGTGTACTCCAGTAAAGAAACAGCAGAACATGGTTACGTGAGTTTCAAACGGATTGAATTTCTAGGTAGTCGTAAAAGTTTCGAGATGTTGAAGCGTGTCAATGGGGACAACAACAGCAATGTGTATGAGCTGCtaattagagcataa